TGCAGCTTTAGGTTtccagaaaaaatgagagaaaggtaAGAAAAATTGAGTACAGAGATCTGCATATATCCTCTGCCCCCTGCATGCACCTCCCCCACTATGGACACTCCCACCAGAGtggcacatttgttacaactgatgaacctagtgacacatcattatcaccctgAGTCCACAGTCTGCATTAgtgttcactcttggtgttgtacattttatgcacttggacaaatgtataatgacatgaaTCCACCACTGTAGTATATACCACCCGATGTAGTTTTactaccctaaaaatcctctgcGCTCTTCCAATTTATCCCTCTCTTCtcaccccaacccctggcaaccactgatctttttacagtctctatagttttgcctttccagAATGACATAgagttgaaatcatacagtatatagcctttccaggttggcttctttcattcttcCCTTCTTGTGAGTGGACCTGCTCATAACTGCATTGCCATTTCCAGGttacaaatgaggacacaacGGCACATGAAGCTCAGGTGGCCTGCCCAGTGTCACAcaaccagtaagtggcagagctcagATTCGAGCTTGGGCCTGGGTTCTTACCAATTTGCTCCCCTGCATCTGAGCAATAGTTCCTGGTATCAGGGACTATTCTCTGCATCCATGAACAAACAGCCCTTGCAACTCCTCCCTGGAGGCCAGACAGTGGGCCACTAGCtaggggaggagaaagggtggGTCCCCAAAGGGTAAGTCCCCACACCTGAGAAGGCTCCTTACTTCCCCCAGGCCACTGGGCAGGGAGATGGCAGGCAGCAGGTTCAGGCCCTTTCTTCACAGCTCCTGGCAGCAATCCTGGACTCCATGAGGAAGCAGGAGGTGCAGATGGGCGGGGAAGCTGGCCAGGGCCTTGGTGCTGGCTCCCCAGCTGAGCAGGTGAAAGCCCTTGTGGACCTGCTGGCCGGGAAgggctcccagggctcccaggccccACAGACCCCTGAGAGGACACCTGACCACACACAGGGAACTCATGGCAATGGTAGGCAGATGGGGGGGTATTCCCAGACCCACTCCTGGCCTTTGGCCCCCTCCCAGTTCtacctctttccccttcctttcaccTGCCCTCCCagtccccccctccccttcctttcacccaccctgcccagccctcccctctgaccTCCATCCTGCAGACTCAAGGATACAGAGACACCGAGAGGCCCTTCTTagcagggcaggaggcagcctgGAGCTGGGTGGACACTCACCCAGGCTGACCAACCTCCTGCTGGTGGAGGGCCTGATGGACTTGCAGCTGAGGGAACATGACTTCACCCAGGTGGAGGCCACGCGTGGGAGCTGGCGCTCCGCCAGGACCATCGCCCTGAACAggctcttcctgcctctgtcGCGGGTGTCCATCCCACCCCGCATCTCCATCACCATTGGGGTGGCTGGTGTGGGCAAGACCACCCTGGTAAGGGATTTTGTCTACCTCTGGGCCCGGGGACAGGTTGGAAAGGACTTCTCACTAGTGCTGCCTTTGACATTCCGGGATCTCAACACCCATGAAAAGCTGTCTGCAGACAGACTCATCCGCTCCTCCTTTCCACAAGTCGGGGATTCTGGCCTGGAAGTGGCAGCCCTGGCCAAAGTCCTCCTCATCCTGGACGGCCTGGATGAGTGTAAGACTCCTCTGGACTTCTCCAACACCTTGGCCTGCACTGACCCCAAGAAGGACATACAAGTAGACCACCTGATCACCAACATCATCCGGGGAAACCTCTTCCCAGAAGTTTCTGTCTGGGTCACCTCCCGTCCCAGCGCTGCTGGCCAGATCCCAGGGGGCCTGGTGGACCGGATGACTGAGATCCGGGGCTTTAACAAAGAGGAGATCAGAGTGTGTTTGGAGCAGATGTTCCCTGAGGACCAGGTCCTCTTGGACTGGGTCCTGAGCCAGGTGTGGGCCAACAGGGCCCTGTACCTGATGTGCACCGTTCCAGCCTTCTGCCGACTTGCAGGGTTAGTACTGGGCCACTTGTGCCGCCGTAGGCGGGGGCCCCAGGACACAGAACTGTGGCCTCCAAGAACGCTGTGTGAGCTCTACTCTTGGTACTTCAGGATGGCCCTCAacggggaggggcaggagaagggcAGGTGAGCCCTCGCATTGAGCAGCTGGCCCACAGCGGCCGTAAGATGGTGGGGACGCTGGGCCGGCTGGCCTTCCATGGGCTTGTCAAGAAGAAGTACGTGTTCTACGAGCCAGACCTGAAGGCATTTGGAGTGGACCTTGCTCTGCTGCAGAGCACTCTGTGCAGCTGCTTTCTGCAGCGGGAGGAGACCCTGGCCTCCTCAGCAGCCTACTGCTTCACCCACTTGTCCCTGCAGGAGTTTGTGGGGGCCGCGTATTACTACAGTGCATCCAAGAGGGCCATCTTCGACCTCTTTACCGAGGGTGGTGTGTCCTGGCCTCGGCTGGGGTTCCTCACACATTTCAGGAGTGCAGCCCAGCGGGCCATGCAGGCTGAGGATGGACGACTGGATGTGTTCCTTCGCTTCCTCTCCGGCCTCTTGTCTCCCAGAGTCAATGCCCTTTTGGCTGGctccctgctggccccaggcGAGCACCAGAGCTCCCGGTTGCAGGTGGCCCAGATTCTGCAGGACTGCCTACACCCCAACATGGTAGTCTGTGCCCAGGCAGTCAATGTCCTGCACTGCCTGCATGAGCTGCAGCACACAGAGCTGGCCCGCAGTGTGGAGGAGGCTATGGAGACCGGGAGCCTGGCCAGGCTGACTGGCCCCCAACACCGAGCCGCCCTGGCCTACCTTCTGCAGGTTTCAGATGCCTGCGCCCAGGAGGCCAACctgtccctgtgcctcagccAGGGTGTCCTCCAGAGCCTGTTGCCCCAGCTGCTCTACTGCCAGAGCCTGAGGTGGGCGCCAGGATTGGGTGTGCGGGTGTGTGTTGGCAGAAGAGAGAGTAGAGGTCCTGGAAAGTGCTTCTCCTCCACCATGACCCTCTGTATCACTGTCCTGGGGCTGTGTAACCAAGGactgcagactgggtggcttaaacaataagaaACATATTCTCTCCAATTCTGGAGGCAAGAGTccaaaaatcaaggtgttggcagagctgTGCTCCCTCTGACACCTGTAGGAGAGgatcttcctgcctctctggcttGTGGTGTTTGCTGGCAGTCTTGGCTTATAATTGCACCCagtccaatctctgcctccatggtCACATGGCCACCTTCTGCATGTCTGTCTTCACACAGAACTTTGcttttaaggacaccagtcatatggGATGACAGTCCCACCTTACTCCAGTGTGGACCTCATCTTATCTAATTAATCTGCAACCACCCCATTTTCCAAACCCAGCAGCACTACTGAGTCACTGGGAGGTTAGAACACCAACAATCTTTCTGGGAacacaattcaatccataacacCATGTGGACCATTTCCAATGTGACAGAAGCCACACCACTCACTCTCAGCCTATCTTCTGTCCAACTGCTCTGATTTCgtagggggtgagggggaggcacCAGGGCCATTCAGGACCTGAGAGCAGCTTCATGTCCTCAGAAGTAAAACTAGTAGCAAGTgtcccacagatgcacacagtgtACGGGGCTGCTGGGAAGACAGCCCTCAGGATTAGGAACCCCAGGGTTTATTGCCACTGAGCATTCCAGTTCACCTTTGTAGGAAAACTCTGTGAGCATGGTGAGTGTGCTCTCCGAGATCTGGGCTACATAGTAGGAGCTACATCgggatggagagaagagaaagggagaggatcCCAGCCTGGGTGTCTGAGCTTAGTGCCCCCTCTTGCTGCCCTGATGCAGCCAGGGACCTCATTCACCCTGCCTGTGTCAgggttttggggtggggggaacactCACTATTGCTGTTTGTCCTCGACCAGGCTGGACACCAACCAGTTCCAGGACCCTGTGATGGAGCTGCTGGGCAGCGTGTTGAGTGGAAATGACTGTCCGCATTCAGAAGATCAGGTAACACTGACCCAGGAGACTCCTCCCAGGGCACCCCCTGTCGCTCAGGTTCTGGGGGCTCCTTTTCCAGCCTCCTTCTGCTCAGCTGGCTAAGTGGTACTTCAAGGAGAGGTGTCTTTGAAACATATATCTCAGGATGCAAGCTGCTTGTTTCCACCAATTCCAGAAAGTTCCAGTAGGCTCAGGTACTCATCtgcaagaagagagaaaggatatGGTGAGGATCAGAGGCTATTGTAGGCCAATGGAAGCATTTCCAGACACTGCATGTGCTGACGTGGTACCAGGCCCAATTTTCTTAAAGTTTGCCCTCAAATAGTATTCTAGGGACAGGaccatatctttaaaaaaaaattacattttctttaaaaagtttaatgaaaaaatttaaaatttaaacattgtgTCTGTATGTAATTAAGATTAATGTTTATATGCTGATCAGAAGAGATTATGAAATTTCTCTTGTAATAATtttcaagtttgagaaacaccCTTGTTCATAGTTGAAGTGATACCAAGACCTGGTGGGGCTGAGGGGCGGGGCAACTTTCAGAGAATTAGGGAAGTGAGCTTAGAGAACAGGGCCCAGAGAGTAATTTTTCATCCTCACACAAGGCTTTGGGTTCTGAAATAATCtttatctgagaaaaaaaatgtggatgaATCAGGAGCAAGCAATCATTGAGGACAGTGGTTTAGATTGGCAGGCTCCACATGACCTTGTATGGACACCTCTGTGCCTAAGGATGGTAAGAATGGGGTCACACAACGTTATTCACCTGTGAGTTCTGGGGTCCCCATGACCACCGTCAGGCTCAGTGATTCACTGGAAGGACTCAGAGGACTCAGAAGAGCTGTCATATCCACAGTTATGGTTCATTACCCAGAAAGGGTACAGACTAAAATCTGTGAAGGAAATGGTGAATGGGGCAGGGTCCCAGAGAGACCAAGCATGACCTTCCAGCTGTCCCCTCCCAGTGGAATCGTAGCAATGACTTGTGACAACACATATGAAGCATTCCAGTCAGGGAAGCTCATCCAAGCCTTGGTGCCCAGAGTTTTTATTGGGGTTGGTCATGAAGATACACCTGACCTCCCACATGCTGACCTTACTCTCCAGCTCTTCCAGAAGTCAAGCTGACACTACACGGCCCAAGATCCCCAACATAAATTGTGACACGAGCTATTCAACGAAACCTAAACCCCCAGAGATATTCTTATCAGGCAGGACATTCCAAGGGTTTAGAGGGGCCACCTCTCAGGAGAGGGGTTGGTCAAGGTTAATCCTTTGCAGACCATTGTCTCCTAGAGCCTCTGGGAAGCTCCAATGAGTTAATTGAGGAAAGTGCTTGGGACAGGGCAGGCACTGTATAAGGACCAGCTGTAGTAGCAGGACTGTCATCTTACCAACCAGAGGTAGGAATGCAATTTCTTTGAAAGAAACATGGTAATGACAAcatctcattattgttttttccttcatGGCAGCCATCAGCAAAATAATGAACTTTCAGTGTTTGGCTTAAAGGAGTCTAGATAGTGCTCAgaaatttttctgaataaaacTTAACATTTCCTCTATGGCCACAtgcttttctttacttctctGTAGTTGGTCCTCAGTACCACATCCCTTTTTGAAGTGCCCAAGGGATCCTTTACAAAACACATTTAAGGCTCATGAAATATTACTcataaagtattataaaaatctTGGGGTGAGGAAGGTGGACAGAGGTTCTCTAGAACCTGAGGACATTTACATAGAAGGTAATCTGGATAGTCTTCAAAAGTTTTTAAAGCAGcagaatccttttttttaaagatttttttaatttatttttagagagggaagggagggagaaagagagagagagagagagaaacatcactgtgtggttgctgggggccgtgggcctgcaacccaggcatgtgccctgactgggaattgaacctgcgacactttggtttgcagcccgtgctcaatccactgagctacacaagccaggagaatcctttttttaaaaatgacatatcAAGCAGAATCCCAATAAGTCAAACAGACAAAAGAGGAAGAAGCTGGCGAAATTGAAAGAAGAGGAGATGAGGGCTCAGAGTCCAGCACTTGGCTCCCTCTCAGACTCCTGGTGGCTCCTGAAGCTTTTCTGTGGAACATTAGGGGCCCTTGAAACATGGCTTGAAAGCACCAGGGAGTCTAATTGTATCCTGTGGTGCTTCCCCACCATTTTAAATGTCTGAGAAACATTAAACTTCATCAGCTACCGTTTCCAAAATTGGGTACATGAAGCAACATTAGGTTGACCCATCAGCCAATTCTTGGAATTGCCCTTCAAGGCAAATACAgatgtgcttttttattttaaaaaatattttatttatttatttttagacagaggggaagggaaggagagagagagggagagaaacatcagtgtgtggttgcctctcgtgcaccgccccactggggacctggcccacaacccagccctgtgccctgactgggaagggaaACTGTGACCCGTTTGGTCCATCTGACCAAAGGGAATCTGACCTTTTGGAAAACTGTGCTCAATCcatgagccacgccagccagggtcagatgtacttttttaaaactttaaagttaGTTCTGTAATAACTCTACCATTTTCCTTTCTGCATTAGGGAAAGGGCTGGCACCTATGGTTTACTGGAACTATGAGTTTATgagagatgatttttaaaaaattttaatctgttgatttagagtgagaggaagggagggagacagagagggaaagggtggagtggggggagagaggttgattgttgttccacttatttatgtattcagtggtgatccttgtatgtgctgactggggatcaaacccttaaccttggcatattgggatgatgctgtaaccaactacgctacccggccagggcctgagGGCTGATTATTAAATTTTCAGGAAGTTTTGCAAGCTGTGAGTGCCTAAAACTGGCTATAGTGGAAGTATTTACACCGTAAAAATTGGCCAGTGCTACAAATCACGGTTTTTGTATTTTGGTTTTTCCTGAGAACTACTCTTCTGGCCCAGCACTGGCTGGGGTCCACTGGTAGATTTCTGTAACTGTCCACCCTCTTTCCTGTGATGTGTAGCAGCTGTTGTGCTGGATTCTGGCCAAACTTCCCTGGAACCCTTTGCCAGCATACAGGTTGGTCTGCCCGCTCTGGTCCTACCTGGCCCGGCTCAGAGGCTTCCCTGGGTCTGGCGTTCCATTCCAGGGTTCACATGATCTCCACCTGTGTCCAGGCCTTGATGATTCCTGGGAGGCTGAGGGGTCTGAATCATGAGcctggagcagaggaagagaCAATGAGATTTATAGACTTAAAATAAccactccttctcctccccttggGCAGCTTGGCTGAGAACCAGATCAGTAACAAAGGGGCCAAAGCTCTGGCCAGATCCCTTCTCGTCAACAGAAGTCTGACTACTCTAGAGTAAGTACAACACCAGAGGCCAGTCTTTCACTGTCAGGACAGGGAGTGCTTGTGAGACATCCTGTAAAGTCCCCTTGACCACACTCTCCCCTGACTGGGTGGGAAGAGTAGCTGAGCAAACAAAGTATGGCTCCTGCTCAGCTATTCAGACTCGCCCAGGAAGCACCAGAATAGGAGCTCTGAACTGGGTGTTATCATTCCCCTTTCCATACTTGGCCCAAGCGCCCTGGTCCATCagattctattttcttctccccACCACATGGGGCCACCCTCAGAAAGTCCATCCTTGTTTACCTACATAAAATCTCTGTCCCACTTCCACAAAATATGAAATCCCAAACCCTGATATATTCTGTTCGAGAAGCATAGATCAGTGTAcattctgtccctcccttcctccctggaaACTAGATGAGAAAGAatgattttttctcttccttcttccagcCTCCGTAGTAACACCATTGGACCTCAAGGGGCCAAGGCACTGGCCGATGCTCTGAAGATTAACCGCACTCTGGTCTTTCTAAGGTATGTGTCAACTGCTTCCTCATGGAGAGGGGCCAGAAAACCTTCTCCTCAGGTGCCACCCATGCAGTGGGAGGTGATTCAAAATGTGGCCATGAGATACCAGCTCCCACTCAGTGGATACCACAGGATCGTGTATCCCAAGCAAGTGTCCAGGTTCCCGCTCCCCCCAGGTTACTATGCCTGTGTTTCCGGCCTGAGCAGGGGATAGAGGAGAAGGGGGTGAGTAGAGGTGTGTAGAGGTGGAGGGGCAAAACGATCTGAGGAATTCCCCAAGACCATAGTGTCAAAATGTTCCCCGGAGGTGTTTTTCGAAGACACTGAAAACCCGTCCTCCAGAAGATTCTCATGGTTTGGTGTCGTTTGCTGTGCTTCTTTCAGGGGCCAGTGGTCGTATCCATCCTTAGCTGAATGAATACCaccattttgttttgtattgctttcctttgtttatttatattgagGTGAAATGCacacaaaattcaccattttGAAGTGTGCAGTTTGATGGCATATAATACATTCACAATTGTGCAACTATCATCTCTAtctagtttcaaaatattttcagcacCCTAAAAGGAGACCCTGTGCCCATCAGCAGtcacttcccattctcccctcccttcagcaaccaccaatctg
This sequence is a window from Phyllostomus discolor isolate MPI-MPIP mPhyDis1 chromosome 3, mPhyDis1.pri.v3, whole genome shotgun sequence. Protein-coding genes within it:
- the NLRC3 gene encoding LOW QUALITY PROTEIN: NLR family CARD domain-containing protein 3 (The sequence of the model RefSeq protein was modified relative to this genomic sequence to represent the inferred CDS: inserted 1 base in 1 codon; deleted 1 base in 1 codon), producing the protein MRKQEVQMGGEAGQGLGAGSPAEQVKALVDLLAGKGSQGSQAPQTPERTPDHTQGTHGNDSRIQRHREALLSRAGGSLELGGHSPRLTNLLLVEGLMDLQLREHDFTQVEATRGSWRSARTIALNRLFLPLSRVSIPPRISITIGVAGVGKTTLVRDFVYLWARGQVGKDFSLVLPLTFRDLNTHEKLSADRLIRSSFPQVGDSGLEVAALAKVLLILDGLDECKTPLDFSNTLACTDPKKDIQVDHLITNIIRGNLFPEVSVWVTSRPSAAGQIPGGLVDRMTEIRGFNKEEIRVCLEQMFPEDQVLLDWVLSQVWANRALYLMCTVPAFCRLAGLVLGHLCRRRRGPQDTELWPPRTLCELYSWYFRMALNGEGQEKGRXSPRIEQLAHSGRKMVGTLGRLAFHGLVKKKYVFYEPDLKAFGVDLALLQSTLCSCFLQREETLASSAAYCFTHLSLQEFVGAAYYYSASKRAIFDLFTEGGVSWPRLGFLTHFRSAAQRAMQAEDGRLDVFLRFLSGLLSPRVNALLAGSLLAPGEHQSSRLQVAQILQDCLHPNMVVCAQAVNVLHCLHELQHTELARSVEEAMETGSLARLTGPQHRAALAYLLQVSDACAQEANLSLCLSQGVLQSLLPQLLYCQSLRLDTNQFQDPVMELLGSVLSGNDCRIQKISLAENQISNKGAKALARSLLVNRSLTTLDLRSNTIGPQGAKALADALKINRTLVFLSLQSNTIKDDGARSMAEALAANRTLSVIHLQKNTIGPVGAQKMADALKQNRSLKELMFSSNGIGNKGAKALAEALKVNQVLESLDLQSNSISDAGVAALMGALCTNQTLLSLNLRENSISPKGAQDLAQALCTNSTLKNLDLTANLLHDEGAQAIAVAVKENHTLMSLHLQWNFIQASAAKALGQALQFNRSLISLDLQENAIGDEGACAVAGALKANTTLTALYLQVASIGALGAQALGEALAVNRTLEILDLRGNAIGVAGAKALANALKVNSSLRRLNLQENSLGMDGAICIATALSGNHGIQHINLQGNRIGESGARMISETIKTNAPLCTVEM